In a single window of the Diospyros lotus cultivar Yz01 chromosome 10, ASM1463336v1, whole genome shotgun sequence genome:
- the LOC127811281 gene encoding 2-oxoglutarate-dependent dioxygenase DAO-like, whose translation MEKAVGNCIPVIDVKEFANPSELEKLMEACRDWGCFRIVNHGLPPALMWEMKTVARALLDQPEEIKQRNVQPVIQGYTPTQHGGPLFEALGCYDMGSPSNIDAFCSILDASPLQRETIGKYCEAIREVALQIGRKMAEGMGVAGDQSFEEWALELRINKYNNTAEHVGTTGLNVHTDPGFLTILQDDENVGGLEMLYKLTGEFVTVPPMAGSLVVNLGDLATLWSNGRLWSVKHRVQCYEASTRVSLGCFMMGPKDREVAPPPELVDSDHPAVFTPINFVDFRKLRKENRLFSDGFDLLRVSSA comes from the exons ATGGAGAAGGCCGTCGGAAATTGCATTCCGGTGATCGACGTGAAAGAGTTTGCGAACCCATCGGAGTTGGAGAAGCTGATGGAAGCATGCAGGGACTGGGGATGCTTCCGCATCGTCAACCACGGCCTCCCGCCGGCGTTGATGTGGGAGATGAAGACGGTGGCTCGCGCGCTGCTCGACCAGCCGGAAGAGATCAAGCAGCGCAATGTCCAGCCGGTGATCCAAGGCTACACGCCTACCCAGCATGGCGGCCCGCTCTTCGAGGCCCTCGGCTGCTACGACATGGGTTCCCCTTCCAATATTGATGCCTTTTGTTCCATCCTTGATGCCTCCCCTCTCCAAAG GGAGACAATAGGGAAGTATTGTGAAGCCATCCGGGAGGTGGCGCTGCAAATAGGGCGGAAGATGGCCGAAGGGATGGGGGTCGCCGGAGATCAATCGTTTGAGGAATGGGCTTTGGAACTGAGGATCAACAAGTACAACAACACTGCAGAGCACGTCGGAACCACCGGCCTCAACGTCCACACGGACCCCGGCTTTCTCACCATTCTGCAGGACGACGAAAATGTCGGCGGCCTGGAGATGCTGTACAAGCTCACCGGCGAATTCGTCACGGTGCCTCCCATGGCCGGATCCCTCGTCGTCAACCTCGGGGACCTCGCCACCCTGTGGAGCAACGGGAGACTCTGGAGTGTGAAGCACAGAGTGCAGTGCTACGAAGCCAGCACGCGGGTGTCGCTTGGCTGCTTCATGATGGGGCCGAAGGATCGAGAGGTGGCGCCGCCACCGGAGCTGGTGGATTCCGATCATCCTGCTGTTTTCACTCCCATCAATTTCGTGGATTTCCGGAAGCTTCGGAAGGAGAACCGCCTGTTCAGCGATGGGTTCGATCTCTTGCGCGTCTCCAGCGCCTAG